A region from the Inhella inkyongensis genome encodes:
- a CDS encoding LysR substrate-binding domain-containing protein: MLPLQTLRAFRQAAQTQNLRAAAEQLNLTHGAVSQQIRLLEDRLGVSLFDRVGRGVRLNAAGAALLARVQQALALLEAGEREARVQGQVPQRVLRVSMLPSFAQCWLLPRLSRWQRAHPGWRLAIDARQTVVDVLGPGVDVAIRYGQQPWAGAVAKSLGQERLFPVASPSQADALRGLAAADLLRFPMLAGTAGWELWLQPAGVVEPPPEPVASFNDAGLLLQAAEVGMGIALARGVLVLDRLREGRLLPLHPLTVPAPRSYWLVASEPSWQRPEVQALHAWLLAQLAESERELATLM, from the coding sequence ATGCTGCCCTTGCAAACCCTGCGCGCCTTTCGCCAAGCGGCGCAGACCCAGAACCTCAGAGCCGCCGCCGAGCAGCTGAATCTGACCCATGGCGCGGTCAGTCAGCAGATTCGGCTGCTGGAGGATCGCCTGGGTGTGTCGCTGTTTGATCGTGTGGGCCGCGGCGTGCGCTTGAATGCGGCCGGTGCCGCGCTGTTGGCGCGGGTGCAGCAGGCCCTGGCCTTGCTGGAGGCAGGCGAGCGCGAGGCTCGGGTTCAGGGTCAGGTGCCGCAGCGGGTCTTGCGGGTGTCCATGCTGCCCAGCTTCGCGCAGTGTTGGCTGCTGCCGCGCCTGTCGCGCTGGCAGCGCGCGCACCCGGGCTGGCGCCTGGCCATCGACGCGCGTCAGACGGTGGTGGATGTGCTGGGCCCTGGGGTGGATGTGGCGATTCGCTACGGTCAACAACCCTGGGCTGGGGCTGTGGCCAAGTCCCTCGGGCAAGAGCGTCTGTTTCCGGTGGCCAGCCCCAGTCAGGCCGATGCGCTGCGCGGGCTGGCGGCGGCCGACTTGCTGCGTTTTCCGATGCTGGCCGGCACCGCCGGTTGGGAGCTGTGGCTGCAACCCGCCGGCGTGGTGGAACCGCCGCCCGAGCCCGTGGCCAGCTTCAACGATGCCGGCCTGTTGCTGCAGGCCGCCGAGGTGGGCATGGGCATTGCGCTGGCGCGCGGCGTTTTGGTCTTGGATCGGCTGCGCGAGGGCCGCTTGCTGCCCCTGCATCCGCTGACTGTGCCGGCGCCGCGCAGCTATTGGTTGGTGGCCAGCGAACCGAGCTGGCAACGCCCCGAGGTCCAGGCCCTGCATGCCTGGCTGCTGGCGCAGTTGGCGGAATCCGAACGCGAGCTAGCGACCCTGATGTGA
- a CDS encoding chorismate--pyruvate lyase family protein yields the protein MSLRAWLRAPGSLSARLARHGRFEVQLLRQTTARLNAPERRQLGRPRQGCTLVREVVLRVDGQPLVWARSSLHQSTLAGPWKALKGLGRRPLAELLYQDRRVQRSTLQPKRLNPHGGTRRQMQRQWRQATGTAAPAGMQWARHSVFKRQGAQLRILELFHPEVAHLAPYPGTRRPSLKTLACAPGGRLHRPVWQSARSHQGR from the coding sequence ATGAGCCTGCGCGCCTGGCTGCGCGCGCCGGGTTCGCTCTCCGCCCGCCTGGCCCGCCATGGTCGTTTCGAGGTGCAGTTGCTGCGCCAGACCACCGCCCGGCTGAACGCGCCGGAGCGCCGCCAGCTCGGCCGCCCGCGCCAGGGCTGCACCCTGGTGCGCGAGGTGGTGCTGCGCGTCGATGGTCAGCCCTTGGTGTGGGCGCGTTCCAGCCTGCATCAGAGCACCCTGGCCGGCCCCTGGAAGGCGCTCAAGGGCCTGGGGCGCCGGCCCTTGGCCGAACTGCTCTACCAGGACCGCCGGGTGCAGCGCAGCACTCTGCAGCCCAAGCGCCTCAACCCCCATGGCGGCACGCGGCGGCAGATGCAGCGCCAGTGGCGCCAAGCCACCGGCACGGCTGCACCGGCTGGGATGCAGTGGGCGCGCCACTCGGTGTTCAAGCGCCAGGGCGCACAGTTGCGCATCCTGGAACTCTTCCACCCCGAAGTGGCCCACCTGGCCCCCTATCCCGGCACGCGACGCCCCTCGCTCAAGACCCTCGCCTGCGCGCCGGGCGGCCGCCTGCATCGCCCAGTGTGGCAGTCCGCGCGCTCACATCAGGGTCGCTAG
- the proC gene encoding pyrroline-5-carboxylate reductase, whose translation MHPTHPTLAFIGGGNMASAILGGLRRAGRPAEAFVVIEPQATQRERLATDFGIQALAAPTPALAQAALVVWAVKPQLFAQAAAPAAPWLAQALQLSVMAGIRSEAIAQASGSERVVRAMPNTPALIGQGIAGLYARAAVSELERAEVEAVLAPTGRSLWVEREDDLDAVTAISGSGPAYFFYFCEAMVQAGLDLGLHETQARELALATCGGAAALALQSADSLAMLRERVTSKGGTTHAALESLRADGVGEALQRAVRAAASRAAELGKA comes from the coding sequence ATGCACCCCACCCACCCCACCCTGGCTTTCATCGGCGGCGGCAACATGGCCTCAGCCATCCTCGGCGGACTGCGGCGCGCGGGGCGGCCGGCCGAGGCCTTCGTGGTGATCGAGCCGCAGGCCACACAGCGCGAACGCCTGGCCACCGACTTCGGCATCCAGGCCCTGGCTGCCCCCACGCCCGCCCTGGCCCAGGCCGCCCTGGTGGTCTGGGCCGTCAAGCCGCAGTTGTTTGCCCAGGCCGCCGCGCCGGCCGCGCCCTGGCTGGCCCAGGCCCTGCAGCTCTCGGTGATGGCGGGCATTCGCAGCGAGGCCATTGCCCAGGCCTCGGGCAGTGAGCGCGTGGTGCGCGCCATGCCCAACACCCCAGCCTTGATCGGCCAGGGCATTGCCGGTCTCTATGCTCGCGCGGCGGTGAGCGAACTGGAGCGCGCCGAGGTCGAGGCCGTGCTGGCTCCCACCGGCCGCAGCCTGTGGGTCGAGCGCGAAGACGATCTGGACGCCGTGACCGCGATCTCGGGTTCCGGCCCGGCCTACTTCTTCTACTTCTGCGAGGCCATGGTGCAGGCTGGCCTGGACCTGGGCCTGCACGAGACCCAGGCCCGCGAACTGGCCCTGGCCACCTGTGGCGGCGCGGCGGCCCTGGCGCTGCAGTCGGCCGATAGCTTGGCCATGCTGCGCGAGCGCGTGACCAGCAAGGGCGGCACCACGCACGCGGCGCTAGAAAGCCTGCGCGCCGACGGCGTGGGCGAGGCGCTGCAGCGCGCCGTGCGCGCTGCAGCGTCCCGAGCTGCCGAACTCGGCAAAGCCTGA
- a CDS encoding TMEM165/GDT1 family protein, with protein sequence MESLWMSTGVVALAEIGDKTQLLAFLLAARFKKPWPIVAGIVVATVLNHALAGLLGAWITTQLGPQVLRWVLGLSFLAMAAWTLIPDKIEDEEAQVAQRLGVFGATFVTFFLAEMGDKTQVATIALAAHYAQAFWVVVGTTLGMLIADVPAVFAGEKLATRIPLRWVHGAAALLFAALGVATLMGLGKSWGL encoded by the coding sequence ATGGAAAGTTTGTGGATGTCCACCGGCGTGGTGGCCCTGGCCGAGATCGGCGACAAGACCCAGTTGCTGGCGTTTTTGCTGGCCGCGCGCTTCAAGAAGCCCTGGCCCATCGTGGCCGGCATCGTGGTGGCCACGGTGCTCAACCATGCGCTGGCCGGCCTGCTGGGGGCCTGGATCACGACCCAGCTGGGGCCGCAGGTCTTGCGCTGGGTGCTGGGCCTGTCCTTCCTGGCGATGGCGGCCTGGACCCTGATCCCCGACAAGATCGAGGACGAGGAGGCCCAGGTGGCGCAACGGCTGGGGGTGTTTGGCGCCACCTTTGTGACCTTTTTCCTGGCCGAGATGGGGGACAAGACCCAGGTGGCCACCATCGCACTGGCGGCCCACTATGCCCAGGCCTTCTGGGTGGTGGTGGGCACGACCTTGGGCATGCTGATCGCCGACGTGCCAGCGGTGTTCGCGGGTGAAAAGCTGGCCACGCGAATTCCCTTGCGCTGGGTGCATGGTGCCGCCGCCCTGCTCTTTGCCGCCCTGGGCGTGGCCACTTTGATGGGGCTTGGCAAGAGCTGGGGGCTTTAA
- a CDS encoding GGDEF domain-containing protein translates to MNLHLPTALLFAGLLMAALTLGLGLLAWRARTAYLWHWLTALSCTCVGLLLFAQRGQWPDWLTVPVANLLLMGNLLFTLTGYGLLFGERLPLRGLLSVVALYALATVWLTWGVDDFPARILSFNLTLAALSLIAAQVLRLQRGSWPLALLILPMGAHILQALLGLARVVLVLLGHDTGLSLPQVTQPHALLIMLTSLVALSLGFGFVTLHAGRLQRELNDQATTDPLTGLSNRRGFERALAREWRRRQRLGTPMAVLMLDIDHFKQINDSQGHAGGDQALIRMGEVLRSEFRPYDLIGRLGGEEFCVVLPGALREEALTAAERLRQSDWTYAQDPQGKALRYSLSIGVALADARDTDAEALLQRADTALYQAKLGGRDQVVLSQPPA, encoded by the coding sequence ATGAATCTCCACCTGCCCACCGCCCTGTTGTTCGCCGGCCTCTTGATGGCCGCGCTGACCCTGGGCCTGGGCCTGCTGGCCTGGCGCGCCCGCACCGCCTATCTTTGGCACTGGCTGACGGCGCTGAGCTGCACCTGTGTGGGCCTGCTGCTGTTTGCCCAGCGCGGTCAGTGGCCAGACTGGCTGACCGTGCCGGTGGCCAATCTGCTGCTGATGGGCAACTTGCTCTTCACGCTCACCGGCTATGGCCTGCTGTTTGGCGAGCGCCTGCCGCTGCGCGGCCTGCTGAGCGTAGTGGCGCTGTACGCGCTGGCCACCGTCTGGCTGACCTGGGGTGTGGACGACTTCCCGGCTCGCATCCTGTCCTTCAATCTGACCCTGGCCGCGCTCTCCCTGATCGCCGCCCAGGTGCTGCGCCTGCAACGCGGCAGCTGGCCCCTGGCCCTGCTGATCCTGCCCATGGGGGCGCACATCCTGCAGGCCTTGCTGGGACTGGCGCGGGTGGTGTTGGTGCTGCTGGGTCATGACACCGGGTTGAGCCTGCCCCAGGTGACGCAGCCGCATGCCTTGCTGATCATGCTGACCAGCCTGGTCGCACTGTCCCTGGGTTTTGGCTTCGTGACCCTGCATGCCGGGCGCCTGCAGCGCGAACTCAATGACCAGGCCACCACCGACCCGCTGACCGGCCTGAGCAACCGCCGCGGCTTTGAGCGCGCACTGGCTCGCGAATGGCGGCGCCGCCAACGCCTGGGCACGCCGATGGCCGTGCTGATGCTGGACATCGACCACTTCAAGCAGATCAACGACAGCCAAGGTCATGCCGGCGGCGACCAGGCCTTGATACGCATGGGCGAGGTGCTGCGCAGCGAATTCCGCCCCTACGACCTGATCGGTCGACTGGGCGGCGAGGAGTTCTGCGTGGTGCTGCCCGGCGCCTTGCGCGAGGAGGCGCTCACCGCCGCCGAACGCCTGCGCCAATCCGATTGGACCTACGCCCAAGACCCCCAAGGCAAGGCCTTGCGCTACTCGCTGTCCATCGGCGTGGCCCTGGCCGATGCGCGCGACACCGATGCCGAGGCCCTGCTGCAACGCGCCGACACCGCGCTCTACCAAGCCAAGCTGGGCGGACGCGACCAGGTGGTGCTCAGCCAGCCGCCCGCGTAG
- the metH gene encoding methionine synthase, with product MTNSPPPLKLSGLEPMTVDAGSLFVNVGERTNVTGSKAFARMILSGQYDAALAVARQQVENGAQVIDVNMDEAMLDSKAAMVRFLNLMASEPDVARVPVMVDSSKWEVIEAGLRCLQGKGIVNSISLKEGEAEFLRQAKLVKRYGAAAVVMAFDELGQADTLERRKTICQRAYDLLVGIGFPPEDIIFDPNIFAIATGIEEHANYAVDFIEATRWIKQNLPGAKVSGGVSNVSFSFRGNEPVREAIHTVFLYHAIQAGMDMGIVNAGMVGVYDEIPAELRERVEDVVLNRRTDATERLLEVADAVKGAAKDDSARLAWRSASVEERLKHALVAGITDFITEDTEEVWQTIKAQGGRPLHVIEGPLMAGMNVVGDLFGAGKMFLPQVVKSARVMKQAVAHLIPYIEEEKRQLRAAGADVRAKGKIVIATVKGDVHDIGKNIVTVVLQCNNYEVINMGVMVPAHEILARAKAEGADIIGLSGLITPSLEEMQHVAAEMQADPHFRDANIPLLIGGATTSRVHTAVKIAPKYEGPVVYVPDASRSVSVCSELLSPERRGAYLHELQADYRKVRELHANKKTTPLVTLAQARANKQQVAFDALCAPRFVGRRVLENYPLDELVACIDWGPFFQTWDLAGPYPAILQDEVVGEQARKVFADAQGLLNKLVAGRWLRADGVFALYPAAQVNEDDIAIFDPQGQPLMTWHGLRLQSERPVVDGVKRPNRCLSDFIAPAQDGRPCDHIGLFAVSVHGVEKKEAEFLAQHDDYSAILLKALADRLAEAFAERLHQRVRTEFWAYAPEEALSNDELIRETYRGIRPAPGYPACPDHLVKRDLLRVLQADAIGMQLTESMAMHPASSVSGFYLAHPDASYFNVGRIGEDQLQDWAQRAGLSETQARRALAPQLE from the coding sequence ATGACGAACAGCCCCCCGCCCCTGAAGCTTTCCGGCCTCGAACCCATGACCGTCGATGCCGGCAGCCTGTTCGTGAACGTGGGCGAACGCACCAATGTGACGGGCTCCAAAGCCTTTGCCCGAATGATCCTGTCAGGCCAATACGACGCCGCCTTGGCCGTGGCGCGCCAGCAGGTCGAGAACGGCGCCCAGGTCATCGACGTCAACATGGACGAGGCCATGCTGGACAGCAAGGCCGCCATGGTGCGATTCCTGAACCTGATGGCCAGCGAACCCGATGTGGCGCGCGTGCCGGTGATGGTCGATTCCTCGAAATGGGAGGTCATCGAGGCCGGTTTGCGCTGCCTGCAGGGCAAGGGCATCGTCAACTCCATCTCGCTGAAAGAAGGCGAGGCGGAGTTCCTGCGCCAGGCCAAGCTGGTGAAGCGTTATGGCGCCGCCGCCGTGGTGATGGCCTTTGACGAACTCGGCCAGGCCGACACACTGGAGCGCCGCAAGACCATCTGCCAACGCGCCTACGACCTGCTGGTCGGCATTGGCTTCCCGCCCGAAGACATCATCTTCGACCCCAACATCTTTGCCATCGCCACCGGCATCGAGGAACACGCCAACTACGCCGTGGACTTCATCGAGGCCACGCGTTGGATCAAACAGAACCTGCCCGGCGCCAAGGTCAGCGGCGGCGTCAGCAATGTGAGCTTCAGCTTCCGCGGCAACGAGCCGGTGCGCGAGGCCATCCACACCGTGTTCCTGTACCACGCCATTCAGGCCGGCATGGACATGGGCATCGTCAACGCCGGCATGGTGGGTGTGTACGACGAGATCCCGGCCGAATTGCGCGAGCGCGTTGAGGACGTGGTGCTGAACCGCCGCACCGATGCGACCGAGCGCCTGCTGGAGGTGGCCGACGCCGTCAAGGGTGCGGCCAAGGACGACAGCGCCCGCCTAGCCTGGCGCAGCGCCTCGGTCGAGGAGCGCCTCAAGCACGCCCTGGTGGCCGGCATCACCGACTTCATCACCGAGGACACCGAGGAGGTCTGGCAGACCATCAAGGCCCAGGGCGGGCGGCCGCTGCACGTCATCGAAGGCCCGCTGATGGCCGGCATGAATGTGGTGGGCGATCTGTTCGGCGCCGGCAAGATGTTCCTGCCCCAGGTGGTCAAGAGCGCCCGCGTGATGAAGCAGGCCGTGGCTCACCTCATCCCCTACATCGAAGAGGAAAAGCGCCAGCTGCGGGCCGCCGGCGCCGATGTGCGCGCCAAGGGCAAGATCGTCATCGCCACCGTCAAGGGCGATGTGCACGACATCGGCAAGAACATCGTCACCGTGGTCTTGCAGTGCAACAACTACGAGGTCATCAACATGGGCGTGATGGTGCCGGCCCATGAGATCTTGGCGCGCGCCAAGGCCGAGGGCGCCGACATCATCGGCCTGTCCGGTCTCATCACCCCCAGCCTGGAGGAGATGCAGCATGTGGCCGCCGAGATGCAGGCCGACCCGCATTTCCGCGACGCCAACATCCCCTTGCTGATCGGCGGCGCCACCACCAGCCGCGTGCACACCGCCGTCAAGATCGCGCCCAAGTACGAAGGGCCGGTTGTCTATGTGCCCGATGCCTCGCGCTCGGTGTCGGTGTGCTCGGAGCTGCTCAGCCCTGAGCGCCGCGGCGCCTATCTGCACGAGCTGCAGGCCGACTACCGCAAGGTGCGTGAACTGCACGCCAACAAGAAGACCACGCCCTTGGTCACGCTGGCGCAGGCCCGTGCCAACAAGCAGCAGGTCGCCTTCGACGCCCTGTGCGCGCCGCGCTTCGTCGGTCGCCGCGTGCTGGAGAACTACCCGCTGGACGAGTTGGTGGCCTGCATCGACTGGGGGCCCTTCTTCCAGACCTGGGACCTGGCCGGCCCCTACCCCGCCATCCTGCAAGACGAGGTGGTGGGCGAGCAGGCGCGCAAGGTCTTTGCCGATGCCCAAGGCCTGCTGAACAAGTTGGTGGCCGGGCGCTGGTTGCGCGCCGATGGCGTGTTCGCGCTCTACCCCGCGGCCCAAGTGAACGAGGACGACATCGCCATCTTCGACCCTCAGGGCCAGCCCCTGATGACCTGGCATGGCCTGCGCCTGCAAAGCGAGCGCCCGGTGGTCGACGGCGTCAAGCGCCCCAACCGTTGCCTCTCCGATTTCATCGCCCCGGCGCAAGACGGCCGCCCCTGCGACCACATCGGCCTGTTCGCGGTCAGCGTGCATGGTGTGGAGAAGAAAGAAGCCGAGTTCCTGGCCCAGCACGACGACTACAGCGCCATCCTGCTCAAGGCCCTGGCCGATCGCCTGGCCGAGGCCTTTGCCGAGCGCCTGCACCAGCGCGTGCGCACCGAGTTCTGGGCCTATGCGCCGGAGGAAGCCTTGAGCAACGACGAGCTGATCCGCGAGACTTATCGCGGCATCCGCCCCGCGCCCGGTTACCCAGCCTGCCCGGACCACCTCGTCAAGCGCGATCTGCTGCGGGTGCTGCAGGCCGACGCCATTGGCATGCAGCTCACCGAGTCCATGGCCATGCACCCCGCCAGCTCAGTCAGCGGCTTCTACCTGGCCCACCCCGATGCGAGCTATTTCAATGTGGGGCGCATCGGTGAGGACCAGCTGCAGGACTGGGCCCAGCGCGCGGGCTTGAGCGAAACCCAAGCCCGCCGCGCCCTGGCCCCGCAGTTAGAATGA
- a CDS encoding HD-GYP domain-containing protein yields MDLIRLPPNALKPGQRLSFSLRDAAGKLLFANGTVLPNSEVVREMLARGAYTQVHETEAYQREMTSRANTLMHQNASLKDIARVQADFQPERNKVVHVNSELAQWLDLQLRVHNLLKDPHGEEFLTRFEDLRHEVLERLARHPDQTLLLLVHDASQEFNQYTARHAILCMALCQLAGERLDWPTDAVRALTRAALSMNLALGLLQDRLAQQREGLSPEQKRLLAGHGDRAADLLMDLGVRDEAWLNTVRLHHDTQPGPLAERAWPERLARLLQRIDVFAARLSPRIARKAQAGAQAARAIFLDEAKQQDEAGAVLIKAVGLYPPGTFVRLANGEECIVIKRGAAATEPLVAALMGKSGNPLTEPVPRDTRLAGHAVTHSLAPHELRLRLSIEKLLRLSL; encoded by the coding sequence GTGGATCTCATTCGCCTGCCCCCCAACGCCCTGAAGCCCGGTCAGAGGCTCAGCTTTTCATTGCGCGATGCCGCAGGCAAATTGCTGTTTGCCAATGGCACGGTGCTGCCCAATAGCGAGGTGGTGCGCGAGATGCTGGCGCGCGGGGCCTACACCCAGGTGCACGAGACCGAGGCCTATCAGCGCGAGATGACCTCGCGCGCCAACACCTTGATGCACCAGAACGCCTCGCTCAAGGACATCGCCCGGGTGCAGGCCGACTTCCAGCCCGAGCGCAACAAGGTTGTTCACGTCAACAGCGAGTTGGCGCAGTGGTTGGATTTGCAACTGCGCGTGCACAACCTGCTCAAGGACCCGCATGGCGAAGAGTTCCTCACGCGCTTCGAGGACCTGCGCCATGAAGTGCTGGAGCGATTGGCCCGGCATCCGGATCAAACCCTGTTGTTGCTGGTGCATGACGCCAGCCAGGAGTTCAACCAGTACACCGCTCGGCACGCCATCCTGTGCATGGCGCTGTGCCAGTTGGCCGGCGAGCGCCTGGACTGGCCGACCGATGCGGTGCGGGCCTTGACGCGTGCCGCGCTGTCCATGAATCTGGCCCTGGGTCTGCTGCAGGACCGTCTGGCCCAGCAGCGTGAAGGCTTGAGCCCTGAGCAGAAGCGCCTGCTGGCCGGCCACGGCGACCGTGCCGCCGATCTGCTGATGGACCTGGGCGTGCGCGATGAAGCTTGGCTGAACACCGTGCGCCTGCACCATGACACGCAGCCCGGCCCGCTGGCCGAGCGCGCCTGGCCTGAGCGTCTGGCGCGGCTGCTGCAGCGCATCGATGTGTTTGCGGCGCGCCTGTCGCCCCGCATTGCCCGTAAGGCCCAGGCCGGTGCGCAGGCCGCGCGCGCCATTTTTCTGGACGAGGCCAAGCAGCAGGACGAAGCCGGCGCGGTGCTCATCAAGGCGGTGGGCCTGTACCCACCCGGCACCTTTGTGCGCTTGGCCAACGGCGAGGAGTGCATCGTGATCAAGCGCGGCGCGGCGGCCACCGAGCCCCTGGTGGCGGCGCTGATGGGCAAGAGCGGCAACCCGCTGACCGAACCGGTGCCGCGCGACACCCGCCTGGCCGGGCATGCTGTGACGCACAGTCTGGCGCCCCATGAACTGAGGCTGCGCCTCTCTATTGAGAAGCTGCTGCGCCTGTCTTTATGA
- a CDS encoding substrate-binding periplasmic protein, whose protein sequence is MRGWSALLLALCVARTGWARETWQLGTAELPPAVTAKRADQGYYPVLLRRVLQELDVDARLHFLPPVRAVLDGAAGHYTAVFPLARSAERERDFLVSEPLFTVRIRVFLRRDDDWAGRGLADLTGGLLCNIQGARLYPELETALSDGRLRMQRVSEISACFRMLAAGRVRYVVTGENTGFEGMQAGAGGAAAVRMAPLLLAEQTVHLMFPRTDPASAARRAAFDQAIRRLRAQGVMQKLEHQVLPQAPTAMR, encoded by the coding sequence ATGAGGGGATGGTCGGCGCTGCTGCTGGCGCTGTGCGTGGCACGCACGGGCTGGGCACGTGAGACCTGGCAGTTGGGCACCGCCGAGTTGCCGCCGGCTGTGACAGCCAAGCGCGCCGACCAAGGCTATTACCCGGTGTTGCTGCGCCGGGTCTTGCAGGAACTGGATGTCGACGCGCGTCTGCACTTTCTGCCGCCAGTGCGGGCTGTGCTGGACGGCGCGGCCGGCCACTACACGGCGGTGTTCCCGTTGGCTCGCAGCGCCGAGCGCGAACGCGATTTCCTGGTGTCAGAGCCGCTGTTTACGGTGCGCATCCGCGTCTTTTTGCGTCGCGATGACGACTGGGCGGGCCGCGGACTGGCCGATCTGACCGGGGGTCTGCTTTGCAATATCCAGGGTGCGCGGCTCTACCCGGAGTTGGAGACGGCCCTATCTGACGGCCGCCTGCGGATGCAGCGGGTGAGTGAAATCTCGGCTTGTTTTCGCATGCTGGCCGCGGGGCGGGTGCGCTATGTGGTGACGGGCGAGAACACCGGTTTCGAAGGCATGCAGGCCGGCGCGGGCGGTGCGGCGGCAGTGCGCATGGCGCCCTTGTTGCTGGCCGAGCAGACCGTGCACCTGATGTTCCCGCGCACCGACCCGGCCAGCGCCGCGCGCCGGGCAGCCTTTGATCAAGCCATTCGGCGCCTGCGGGCGCAAGGCGTGATGCAGAAATTGGAGCATCAGGTGCTGCCCCAGGCACCTACCGCCATGCGCTGA
- a CDS encoding substrate-binding periplasmic protein: MVRMLVCAGLLLGSVALAQPAALRMVSNEFPPYVGQELPQQGYYPALVRRVLALQGLALELQFEPPARAHASVLAGRYDAAFPMVRSAERERDFVFSEPLLWVRSYLYVRADSPIRGLQDLNGRRSCHLQHSRQPQPVQQLVEDGLIRVERVAQIGQCFDMLVRGRVDFLALGDYAGVAGMRQLGATGETLRRLEPPLAQGSLHLVWPRRDPQSGARAAAFNKGLAQLRQQGEVSALERALLPALPSQPDSKPLNKALGRGR; encoded by the coding sequence ATGGTTCGGATGCTGGTGTGCGCGGGCTTGCTGCTGGGGAGTGTTGCGCTGGCGCAGCCGGCGGCGCTGCGCATGGTCAGCAACGAGTTTCCGCCCTATGTCGGGCAGGAGTTGCCGCAGCAGGGCTATTACCCGGCGCTGGTGCGGCGGGTGTTGGCGCTGCAAGGTCTGGCCCTGGAGTTGCAGTTCGAACCCCCGGCGCGCGCTCATGCGTCCGTGCTGGCGGGCCGCTACGACGCCGCTTTCCCGATGGTGCGTTCCGCCGAACGTGAGCGCGACTTTGTGTTCTCAGAGCCGTTGCTGTGGGTGCGCTCCTATCTGTATGTGCGGGCCGACAGCCCGATTCGCGGTCTGCAGGATCTGAACGGACGACGCAGCTGCCATTTGCAGCATTCGCGTCAGCCGCAGCCGGTGCAGCAGCTGGTTGAGGACGGGCTCATCAGGGTCGAGCGGGTGGCCCAGATCGGTCAGTGCTTTGACATGCTGGTACGCGGCCGGGTGGACTTTCTGGCACTGGGGGACTACGCCGGGGTGGCTGGCATGCGCCAGCTGGGGGCTACGGGCGAGACCCTGCGGCGCCTGGAGCCGCCACTGGCCCAAGGCAGCTTGCATCTGGTGTGGCCGCGGCGCGATCCGCAGTCGGGCGCGCGCGCCGCAGCCTTCAACAAGGGCCTGGCGCAGCTGCGCCAGCAGGGCGAGGTCAGCGCACTGGAGCGCGCGCTGCTGCCGGCGCTACCGTCTCAGCCCGACAGCAAGCCGCTGAACAAGGCGTTGGGCCGGGGCCGGTAG